The Megalobrama amblycephala isolate DHTTF-2021 linkage group LG7, ASM1881202v1, whole genome shotgun sequence genome window below encodes:
- the zgc:174945 gene encoding uncharacterized protein zgc:174945 — protein MQIFHPTSAPLIMAVFCSLLSSLVGGPVVVKYSREPVTKTEGHFLSLKCLVQYEIQNCDIVNNWWYIKPAEGEAAPETEPKLITDPNHYVITVNETQKEQMRQRNIFLSFNSLSLKDSGYYQCDAKCLNSGTAAKGHLVYLNVTADPYKGLKVSTWSGQLKADAAVLAFSAILFLCCY, from the exons ATGCAGATCTTTCACCCGACTTCTGCGCCCCTTATAATGGCTGTTTTCTGCAGTCTGTTATCATCTTTAGTAGGGG GTCCCGTGGTTGTGAAATACTCACGTGAACCGGTGACGAAGACTGAAGGCCATTTTTTGTCTCTTAAGTGTTTGGTGCAGTATGAGATACAGAATTGTGACATTGTGAACAATTGGTGGTACATAAAGCCCGCTGAGGGGGAAGCTGCGCCTGAAACTGAGCCCAAGCTCATCACAGATCCAAACCATTATGTAATCACTGTAAATGAAACACAAAAAGAACAAATGAGGCAAAGGAACATTTTCCTCTCATTTAATTCCTTGAGCCTTAAAGACAGTGGATACTACCAGTGTGATGCCAAATGTCTCAACAGTGGGACTGCAGCGAAAGGCCATCTTGTGTACCTCAACGTCACAG CTGATCCATACAAAGGTCTGAAGGTCTCAACATGGAGTGGCCAGTTAAAGGCAGACGCAGCTGTGCTAGCATTCAGTGccatattatttttatgttgttaTTAA
- the LOC125272775 gene encoding OX-2 membrane glycoprotein-like, which produces MLCLLNLIVILSFINRAYLSEIVAQGDTDVVVGRDASFSCTLPNPSGVKHVTWQRVRADQSVQILATFSERFQDNVDKEYADKVTLTRASLNSTSIEIKNTTFEDEACYICSFKVYPSGPIRKTMCLTVKGISEITAEMNPSPSSDQVVVSCSATGKPAPTIQWKSTEEERNFLSNDFTTLNKDSSTTITSNITFSLSQFHGKYVECLAQSDGVEKSYQIYVSQQDDKVNNTTQRSYIITSVIIVMTIVVIVIFVICLHTKLKRDSFGMKSLDDLQEEC; this is translated from the exons ATGTTGTGTCTGTTGAACTTGATCGTAATTTTAAGCTTCATAAATAGAG CTTACCTTTCAGAAATAGTAGCACAAGGAGACACAGATGTTGTGGTGGGTCGGGATGCTTCATTCTCTTGTACGCTGCCAAACCCGTCTGGAGTCAAACATGTCACCTGGCAGCGGGTGCGCGCGGATCAGTCTGTACAAATTCTGGCAACATTCAGCGAACGCTTCCAGGATAATGTGGATAAGGAGTATGCCGATAAAGTCACTTTGACTCGGGCGTCACTTAATTCAACATCTATTGAGatcaaaaacacaacatttgaAGATGAGGCTTGCTACATTTGTTCCTTCAAAGTGTATCCATCAGGACCCATACGAAAAACCATGTGCCTCACTGTTAAAG GTATCTCAGAAATAACAGCGGAAATGAATCCTTCACCCAGTTCTGATCAGGTTGTAGTCTCATGTTCAGCCACCGGTAAACCAGCTCCAACAATCCAGTGGAAATCCACAGAGGAAGAGAGAAACTTCTTGTCAAATGATTTCACAACACTAAACAAAGACAGTTCAACCACCATTACAagtaacatcacattttcacTGTCACAATTTCATGGGAAGTACGTGGAATGTTTGGCTCAGAGTGACGGTGTGGAGAAGAGCTACCAAATCTATGTGTCTCAACAAGATGATAAAG TGAACAACACTACACAAAGAAGTTACATCATTACATCGGTCATCATTGTCATGACTATTGTGGTTATTGTAATTTTTGTCATCTGTCTTCACACCAAACTAAAGA GAGACAGTTTTGGTATGAAATCCCTTGATGACCTACAGGAGGAATGTTAA